From a region of the Zingiber officinale cultivar Zhangliang chromosome 4B, Zo_v1.1, whole genome shotgun sequence genome:
- the LOC121975086 gene encoding uncharacterized protein LOC121975086 isoform X1 has protein sequence MRFASPRMDSSITMSTMPPVSFSIDPHDENDVGCCKGRFCRKRMVILAGKEFQGDCVEGNRTSNQQSCRCYWNDQGRSFTCLSFFVDSFIYLAFLDLYSSTEMESAHFHQDVSISFVSITNVWEPIEMVPSNYNSLLLNHFVAFLYFFFYQNLVYSLFVCRDAHL, from the exons ATGAGATTCGCATCACCTCGCATGGATTCATCCATAACTATGTCAACTATGCCTCCAGTCTCCTTCAg CATTGATCCTCACGATGAGAATGACGTAGGGTGTTGCAAGGGGAGGTTTTGCAGAAAAAGAATGGTTATTCTTGCTG GAAAAGAGTTTCAAGGTGATTGTGTTGAAGGCAATCGGACTAGCAATCAGCAAAGTTGTAGATGCTATTGGAATGATCAAGGTCGAAGTTTTACTTGTTTGTCATTTTTTGTTGACAGCTTTATCTATTTAGCTTTTCTTGACCTGTATTCTAGCACAGAAATGGAATCCGCACATTTTCATCAAGATGTCTCAATAAGTTTCGTCAGTATCACTAATGTTTGGGAGCCTATTGAGATGGTTCCTAGCAACTATAATTCATTGTTGCTCAACCATTTTGTTGCATTTCTTTACTTCTTTTTTTATCAGAATTTGGTGTACTCTTTATTTGTGTGCAGAGATGCTCATTTATAG
- the LOC121975086 gene encoding uncharacterized protein LOC121975086 isoform X3, producing the protein MRFASPRMDSSITMSTMPPVSFSIDPHDENDVGCCKGRFCRKRMVILAGKEFQGDCVEGNRTSNQQSCRCYWNDQGYNLGV; encoded by the exons ATGAGATTCGCATCACCTCGCATGGATTCATCCATAACTATGTCAACTATGCCTCCAGTCTCCTTCAg CATTGATCCTCACGATGAGAATGACGTAGGGTGTTGCAAGGGGAGGTTTTGCAGAAAAAGAATGGTTATTCTTGCTG GAAAAGAGTTTCAAGGTGATTGTGTTGAAGGCAATCGGACTAGCAATCAGCAAAGTTGTAGATGCTATTGGAATGATCAAG GTTACAATCTTGGAGTTTGA
- the LOC121975086 gene encoding uncharacterized protein LOC121975086 isoform X2 codes for MRFASPRMDSSITMSTMPPVSFSIDPHDENDVGCCKGRFCRKRMVILAGKEFQGDCVEGNRTSNQQSCRCYWNDQEMESAHFHQDVSISFVSITNVWEPIEMVPSNYNSLLLNHFVAFLYFFFYQNLVYSLFVCRDAHL; via the exons ATGAGATTCGCATCACCTCGCATGGATTCATCCATAACTATGTCAACTATGCCTCCAGTCTCCTTCAg CATTGATCCTCACGATGAGAATGACGTAGGGTGTTGCAAGGGGAGGTTTTGCAGAAAAAGAATGGTTATTCTTGCTG GAAAAGAGTTTCAAGGTGATTGTGTTGAAGGCAATCGGACTAGCAATCAGCAAAGTTGTAGATGCTATTGGAATGATCAAG AAATGGAATCCGCACATTTTCATCAAGATGTCTCAATAAGTTTCGTCAGTATCACTAATGTTTGGGAGCCTATTGAGATGGTTCCTAGCAACTATAATTCATTGTTGCTCAACCATTTTGTTGCATTTCTTTACTTCTTTTTTTATCAGAATTTGGTGTACTCTTTATTTGTGTGCAGAGATGCTCATTTATAG